One genomic segment of Natrialbaceae archaeon AArc-T1-2 includes these proteins:
- a CDS encoding nucleotide sugar dehydrogenase: MTTIINDADERDDDRASDRYAFDATNSETALERTEERSTRETTICVVGLGYVGLPLAVGFAQSNYRVIGYDVDDGTIDRLQRGVDTTGDLSDERVQHDAISYTSDAAEIGEADYVVIAVPTPIDGNDRPDLGYVESAAATVGSKMKPGTTVILESTVYPGSTREVLVPALEEASGFTAAEDFFVGYSPERATPGDPDHGLEDVVKVVSAQNETVLEDVAALYESVVDAGVYRAPSIEVAEACKVVENAQRDLNIAFVNELSMALERMGVDTQAVLEAAGTKWNFHDYRPGLVGGHCIPVDPYFFAYRAAQEGFEPELLQTSRTVNESMPDHVAELTIKALNRCHKTLRESRVLVLGLSYKPGVADIRSSKVADVVDSLAEYDVDVAGFDPFADDDAVRDAFDIDVQSTLSFEGFDAILLATPHAEFEQLDLEAVASELEPDPALIDVTGALEEASAVEAGFLYRRV, translated from the coding sequence ATGACCACGATAATCAACGACGCGGACGAGCGAGACGACGATCGAGCGAGCGACCGATATGCGTTCGACGCGACGAACAGCGAAACCGCTCTCGAGCGTACCGAGGAACGGTCGACACGGGAGACGACGATCTGCGTCGTCGGGCTCGGTTACGTCGGGTTGCCGCTTGCGGTCGGTTTTGCGCAGTCGAACTACCGCGTGATCGGATACGACGTCGACGACGGGACGATCGATCGACTGCAACGCGGCGTCGATACGACGGGCGATCTCTCGGACGAGCGGGTGCAACACGATGCTATCTCGTACACCTCCGATGCGGCCGAAATCGGCGAGGCGGATTACGTCGTCATCGCCGTCCCGACGCCGATCGATGGCAACGATCGGCCTGACCTCGGCTACGTCGAGAGCGCCGCGGCGACGGTCGGCTCGAAGATGAAACCGGGAACGACGGTGATCCTCGAGTCGACGGTCTACCCGGGCTCGACTCGTGAGGTGCTCGTTCCAGCACTCGAGGAGGCGTCCGGATTCACTGCCGCCGAGGACTTTTTCGTCGGGTACTCGCCGGAACGCGCCACGCCGGGCGACCCGGATCACGGTCTCGAGGACGTCGTCAAAGTCGTCAGTGCACAGAACGAGACCGTCCTCGAGGACGTGGCGGCGCTTTATGAGTCGGTCGTCGATGCGGGCGTCTACCGTGCGCCGTCGATCGAGGTCGCCGAGGCGTGCAAGGTCGTCGAGAACGCCCAGCGCGATCTCAACATCGCGTTCGTCAACGAACTCTCGATGGCGCTCGAGCGGATGGGCGTCGACACCCAAGCCGTCCTCGAGGCCGCCGGCACGAAGTGGAACTTCCACGACTACCGGCCGGGGCTGGTCGGCGGTCACTGCATTCCGGTCGATCCGTACTTCTTTGCGTACCGCGCGGCCCAGGAGGGGTTCGAGCCGGAACTTCTGCAGACGAGCCGAACGGTAAACGAGTCGATGCCCGACCACGTCGCCGAACTGACGATCAAGGCGCTCAATCGGTGTCACAAGACGCTGCGTGAGAGTCGCGTACTGGTGCTTGGACTGTCGTACAAACCGGGCGTCGCCGACATCCGGAGCTCGAAGGTCGCCGACGTCGTCGACAGCCTCGCGGAGTACGACGTCGACGTCGCGGGCTTCGACCCCTTCGCGGACGACGACGCGGTCCGAGACGCGTTCGACATCGACGTACAGTCGACGCTCTCGTTCGAGGGATTCGACGCCATCTTGCTCGCGACGCCACACGCGGAGTTCGAGCAGCTGGATCTCGAGGCTGTCGCATCCGAACTGGAACCCGACCCCGCACTGATCGACGTGACGGGTGCACTCGAGGAGGCGTCGGCCGTCGAGGCGGGGTTTCTCTACCGGAGGGTGTGA
- a CDS encoding carboxypeptidase-like regulatory domain-containing protein: MGGATVSNSLGQVSDEWGEPDSDPEPAGDDDTTDDGTDDDADGDDVDETDDERDDQDDPEETDDDERDETEDDGDDDERDETEDDGDDTHALTVLVEDEDGDSIDDATVELEGDSSGEQVVADDGEAGFDDLDDGEYTVTADADDYDATTEDAEIDGDDETVTLTLEEDDDDDTHALTVLVEDEDGDPIDDATVELEGDSSGEQVVVDDGEAEFDDLDDGEYTVTADADDYDAATEDVEIDGDDETIALTLEEDDDDTHALTVLVEDEDGDPIDDATVELEDAGFGIGFGPDDEQDVDDDGEAEFDDLDDGEYTVTADADDYDATTEDVEIDGDDETVTLTLEED; this comes from the coding sequence ATGGGCGGTGCGACTGTCAGCAACTCGCTCGGACAGGTGAGCGACGAGTGGGGCGAACCGGATTCGGATCCGGAGCCGGCTGGCGACGACGACACGACGGACGATGGTACCGATGACGATGCAGACGGCGACGACGTAGACGAGACCGACGACGAGCGGGACGACCAGGACGATCCTGAAGAAACCGACGACGACGAGCGAGACGAAACCGAGGACGACGGTGACGACGACGAGCGAGACGAAACCGAGGACGACGGTGACGACACGCACGCGCTGACGGTCCTGGTCGAAGACGAGGACGGGGATTCGATCGACGACGCCACCGTCGAACTCGAGGGCGACTCGAGCGGCGAACAGGTCGTCGCCGACGATGGCGAAGCCGGGTTCGACGACCTCGACGACGGCGAGTACACGGTGACTGCAGACGCCGACGACTACGACGCGACGACGGAAGACGCCGAGATCGACGGCGACGACGAAACGGTCACGCTAACGCTCGAAGAGGACGACGATGATGACACGCACGCGCTGACGGTCCTGGTCGAAGACGAGGACGGGGATCCGATCGACGACGCCACCGTCGAACTCGAGGGCGACTCGAGCGGCGAACAGGTCGTCGTCGACGATGGCGAAGCCGAGTTCGACGACCTCGACGACGGCGAGTACACGGTGACTGCAGACGCCGACGACTACGACGCGGCGACGGAAGACGTCGAGATCGACGGCGACGACGAGACGATTGCGCTGACGCTCGAAGAAGATGATGACGACACGCACGCGCTGACGGTCCTGGTCGAAGACGAGGACGGGGATCCGATCGACGACGCCACCGTCGAACTCGAGGACGCTGGGTTCGGTATCGGGTTCGGTCCGGACGACGAGCAGGACGTCGACGACGATGGCGAAGCCGAGTTCGACGATCTCGACGACGGCGAGTACACGGTGACTGCAGACGCCGACGACTACGACGCGACGACGGAAGACGTCGAGATCGACGGCGACGACGAAACGGTCACGTTAACGCTCGAGGAAGACTAA
- a CDS encoding helix-turn-helix transcriptional regulator has product MQPLRAAWSWEMALVAVLFLLIGVLVALRATEVLSERDVDIPFRSTVTGVTNEPGETDRSQPDDRSGYERYLSPETPPELLSDEGKVVRLLVANDGYVRQHQIADETGWSKSKVSRICSQMHAEGTIEKRSIGRENVITLAEVELDEYGSDDVENPFSRNSGTR; this is encoded by the coding sequence ATGCAGCCGCTTCGCGCGGCGTGGTCCTGGGAGATGGCCCTGGTCGCGGTTCTCTTTTTATTGATCGGTGTACTCGTCGCGTTACGCGCGACAGAAGTGCTTTCAGAACGCGACGTCGACATTCCGTTTCGTTCGACGGTTACGGGCGTGACGAACGAACCGGGCGAGACGGACCGCTCGCAACCCGACGATCGCTCGGGCTACGAACGGTACCTCTCACCGGAGACGCCGCCGGAGCTTTTAAGCGACGAGGGAAAGGTCGTTCGGCTGCTCGTCGCAAACGACGGATACGTTCGCCAACACCAGATCGCCGACGAGACCGGATGGTCGAAGTCGAAAGTGAGCCGTATCTGCTCACAGATGCACGCCGAGGGGACGATAGAGAAACGATCGATCGGTCGCGAGAACGTCATCACCCTGGCCGAAGTCGAACTAGACGAATACGGCTCCGACGACGTCGAAAATCCGTTCTCTCGTAATTCGGGCACTCGATAA
- a CDS encoding DUF354 domain-containing protein: MRIVVTIQHPGHVHFFRHPIEELTARGHEVSVFARENDVAIDLLEAYDIDHEVLAGESNSLVSLAAVQATYETRLLRRVRRIDPDVVTAIGGVAASHVGSMTRAKSLVYYDTEHATFVTTLAYPFADVICTPECYRDDLGPKQVTYPGYHELAYLHPDRFAPDPAVLDAVGLGYEDRYAVVRLSSWQASHDVGHGGVDEPGAIVDRLEDAGLRVLLAAEGTLPPELESYQFTTSPDRMHDLLAYADVVLSEGATTAAEAAVLGTPAVYVNPLSLGYTDELGGKYGLLFGFHGAKRHVRGLERAASIVEQPRSTWVRRRQRLLEDQIDVADLVVQQLETLARSHRTDRTPPVANTG; encoded by the coding sequence ATGCGAATCGTGGTTACGATTCAACATCCCGGTCACGTTCACTTCTTTCGCCACCCGATCGAGGAGCTCACGGCTCGCGGCCACGAGGTCTCCGTCTTCGCACGCGAAAACGACGTGGCGATCGACCTCCTCGAGGCCTACGACATCGATCACGAGGTGTTGGCCGGCGAATCGAATTCGCTGGTCTCGCTCGCAGCGGTGCAAGCGACCTACGAGACGCGGCTCCTGCGGCGGGTACGCCGGATCGACCCGGACGTGGTTACGGCGATCGGCGGCGTCGCCGCCTCACACGTCGGGTCGATGACACGCGCGAAGAGCCTGGTCTACTACGACACCGAACACGCGACGTTCGTTACGACACTCGCGTACCCGTTCGCGGACGTGATCTGTACGCCGGAGTGTTACCGGGACGACCTCGGGCCGAAGCAGGTGACCTATCCGGGCTATCACGAACTCGCGTACCTCCATCCCGACCGGTTCGCTCCCGATCCGGCCGTTCTCGATGCGGTCGGGCTGGGCTACGAGGACCGATACGCTGTCGTTCGGCTGAGTAGCTGGCAGGCCTCACACGACGTCGGCCACGGCGGCGTCGACGAACCGGGTGCAATCGTCGATCGGCTCGAGGACGCTGGCTTGCGGGTCTTACTCGCGGCAGAAGGAACGCTACCGCCCGAACTCGAATCCTACCAGTTCACGACGTCGCCCGATCGAATGCACGACCTGCTCGCCTACGCCGACGTCGTCCTGAGCGAAGGGGCGACGACCGCCGCGGAGGCGGCCGTCCTCGGCACGCCGGCAGTGTACGTAAACCCCCTTTCGCTCGGGTATACGGACGAGCTCGGGGGGAAGTACGGTCTGTTGTTCGGCTTCCATGGCGCGAAGCGACACGTCCGCGGACTCGAGCGGGCCGCGTCGATCGTCGAACAGCCGCGAAGCACGTGGGTACGGCGTCGCCAACGACTGCTCGAGGACCAGATCGACGTGGCGGATCTCGTCGTCCAACAGCTCGAAACGCTCGCGCGATCACATCGGACCGACCGAACGCCGCCTGTCGCCAACACGGGATAA
- a CDS encoding glycosyltransferase, translating to MHVLQLVTSPRPFFDQQVAVLEDRGIDCTVLGVPGEHGGDSSRPPTAYATFYRRVLSAIRSGEYDLVHANYGLVAPFAIAQPVRPVVVTLWGTDLMSERSWLRSLSRFGARRSDAAIVPSPAMSAELETEHELIPFGVDTDLFRPIPRGEARERVGWDTDRPIALFPYDRTRSVKDFPRARRLLERADVDADVDLRTVSNVEYELIPYYMNASDVLLVTSERESGPMVVKEAAACNLPIVSTDVGFVRETLEGVTRCIVSDDDDELVAGLERLLADGGRSDGRNVIDGLGLESLGDRLLDVYRRVLQRGDGLDHRTGVSHGV from the coding sequence ATGCACGTGTTACAGCTGGTCACGTCGCCACGGCCGTTTTTCGACCAGCAGGTCGCCGTACTCGAAGATCGTGGCATCGACTGTACAGTCCTCGGCGTCCCCGGCGAGCACGGGGGTGATTCGTCCCGCCCGCCGACGGCGTACGCGACGTTCTACCGGAGGGTGCTGTCGGCGATCCGATCCGGAGAGTACGACCTGGTACACGCGAACTACGGGCTCGTCGCCCCGTTCGCGATCGCCCAGCCGGTCCGGCCGGTCGTCGTGACCCTGTGGGGGACGGACCTGATGAGCGAGCGCTCCTGGCTTCGCTCGTTGAGCCGGTTCGGTGCCCGCCGGTCGGACGCCGCGATCGTCCCGAGCCCGGCGATGTCGGCCGAACTCGAGACCGAACACGAACTGATCCCGTTCGGCGTCGACACCGACCTGTTCAGGCCGATCCCGCGAGGAGAGGCCCGCGAACGCGTCGGCTGGGACACCGATCGCCCGATCGCACTCTTTCCGTACGACCGGACCCGGTCGGTCAAGGACTTCCCGCGAGCGAGACGGCTCCTCGAGCGGGCAGACGTCGACGCCGACGTCGACCTGCGGACGGTGTCAAACGTCGAGTACGAGCTAATTCCGTACTACATGAACGCGAGCGACGTCCTCCTCGTCACGTCGGAACGTGAAAGCGGCCCGATGGTCGTCAAGGAAGCGGCTGCGTGTAACCTGCCGATCGTCTCGACCGACGTCGGCTTCGTCCGGGAGACGCTCGAGGGGGTGACACGCTGTATCGTAAGCGACGACGACGACGAACTCGTCGCCGGCCTCGAGCGACTTCTCGCCGACGGGGGCCGATCCGACGGTCGGAACGTGATCGATGGGCTCGGACTCGAGTCGCTCGGGGATCGTCTCCTCGACGTCTACCGCCGGGTGCTCCAGCGAGGCGACGGTCTCGACCATCGAACGGGTGTCAGCCATGGCGTATAG
- the glmS gene encoding glutamine--fructose-6-phosphate transaminase (isomerizing), with protein sequence MCGIIARVGDGNATETLLSGLENLEYRGYDSAGIAVQNGSGVKVHKCSGDVSDLESTLDSRPSGNVGIGHTRWSTHGPPTDENAHPHTDTAGDVAVVHNGVIDNYDQLRTELQANGHVFESDTDTEVIPHLIDEYRETTGDTEQAVRRAVDTLEGSYAIAAIVDGEERIYAARKGSPLVLGVDDEEWFLASDVPAFLEYTDEVIYLEDGDLVVLEPDSYRLTDLEGNPIDRSVDTVDWDPKDAGKGEYDHYMKKEIHSQPTALSNTIEGRIDDGDVDFADLPPGAFADVESVQLVACGTSYHAAMYGGQLLRAAGIPATALRASEYESVAGPVDENTLVVAVTQSGETADTLEAVRTGSARGGRTLAVTNVVGSTAARETDEAIYIRAGPEVGVAATKTYSSQVVTLALLSQRIAADVPDATPADDRAAMLDALADLPRHVETVLETSRAETLAAETLESEAYVFVGNGFGHSVALEGALKFKEITYEHAEGFASGQLKHGPLALVTEETPLFAVCTGGDDEKTKTNAIEARSRGAPVVAVGPDDHPLCDVADAHLSVPETHPVWAGLLANVQLQLLSYYAAKLLERPIDKPRNLAKSVTVE encoded by the coding sequence ATGTGTGGCATCATCGCACGGGTCGGTGACGGCAACGCGACGGAGACGCTGCTTTCGGGACTCGAGAACCTCGAGTACCGGGGGTACGATTCGGCGGGGATCGCGGTTCAGAACGGATCGGGCGTCAAGGTTCACAAGTGCTCCGGCGACGTCTCCGACCTCGAGTCGACGCTCGATTCCCGTCCGTCCGGAAACGTCGGGATCGGGCACACGCGCTGGAGCACGCACGGGCCGCCGACCGACGAGAACGCACACCCGCACACGGACACGGCAGGCGACGTCGCAGTCGTCCACAACGGCGTCATCGACAACTACGATCAGCTCAGGACGGAACTCCAGGCAAACGGCCACGTGTTCGAAAGCGACACCGATACGGAAGTGATCCCACATCTCATCGACGAGTACCGGGAGACGACCGGCGACACCGAACAGGCGGTTCGGCGAGCCGTCGACACGCTCGAGGGCAGCTACGCCATCGCTGCGATCGTCGACGGTGAAGAACGGATCTACGCCGCACGCAAGGGATCGCCGCTCGTTCTCGGAGTCGACGACGAGGAGTGGTTCCTCGCGAGCGACGTCCCCGCATTCCTCGAGTACACCGACGAGGTGATCTACCTCGAGGACGGCGACCTCGTCGTCCTCGAGCCCGACTCCTACCGGCTCACCGATCTCGAGGGCAATCCGATCGATCGGTCGGTAGACACCGTCGACTGGGATCCAAAAGACGCCGGGAAAGGCGAGTACGATCACTACATGAAAAAGGAGATCCACTCCCAGCCGACGGCGCTCTCGAACACGATCGAGGGCCGGATAGACGACGGCGACGTCGACTTCGCGGACCTCCCGCCCGGCGCGTTCGCCGACGTCGAGTCCGTCCAGCTCGTCGCCTGCGGGACGTCGTATCACGCGGCGATGTACGGCGGACAGCTGTTACGAGCGGCCGGCATCCCGGCGACGGCCCTCCGTGCGAGCGAGTACGAATCGGTCGCAGGCCCGGTCGACGAGAACACGCTCGTCGTCGCGGTTACCCAAAGTGGCGAAACTGCCGATACGCTCGAGGCCGTCCGGACCGGCAGCGCTCGAGGTGGGCGGACGCTCGCGGTCACCAACGTGGTCGGCTCGACCGCCGCACGCGAGACCGACGAGGCGATCTACATCCGAGCCGGTCCGGAAGTCGGCGTCGCAGCGACGAAGACGTACTCCTCGCAGGTCGTCACGCTCGCGTTGCTCTCCCAGCGCATCGCCGCGGACGTCCCCGATGCGACGCCCGCCGACGACCGGGCGGCGATGCTCGATGCGCTCGCGGACCTGCCACGACACGTCGAGACGGTCTTAGAGACGAGTCGGGCCGAAACGCTCGCAGCGGAGACCCTCGAGAGCGAGGCGTACGTCTTCGTCGGCAACGGGTTCGGCCACTCGGTGGCACTCGAAGGGGCGTTGAAGTTCAAAGAGATCACGTATGAGCACGCGGAGGGATTCGCCTCGGGGCAGCTCAAACACGGTCCGCTCGCGCTCGTGACCGAAGAGACACCCCTGTTCGCGGTCTGTACGGGTGGTGACGACGAGAAGACGAAGACGAACGCGATCGAGGCCCGCTCGCGCGGTGCGCCGGTCGTCGCCGTCGGCCCCGACGACCATCCGCTCTGTGACGTCGCGGACGCTCACCTGTCGGTGCCCGAAACGCATCCGGTCTGGGCAGGGCTGCTCGCGAACGTCCAGTTACAGCTGCTTTCTTACTACGCTGCGAAGCTGCTCGAGCGACCGATCGACAAGCCGCGCAACCTCGCAAAGAGCGTGACGGTCGAGTAA